AAAAAGACCTGCCCTGAATTACAGTTCCTTTGTGGCTGTTCGACCTTTTCAGCAATACAGAAATACCAGCACCTTCTGTGAAGTCCACTTTCAAATTTGGCTGCTCGCTGTTGTTCAATTGCTGATCACCAAATTCCTCATGAGACTTGCAATCAACTTCTGACTGGTTCATTTCTAGTGGGGTTGTAGACACCTGCCCATCTACCTGTGTCAGTGAACCAACAAGAGATCTGCTTTGTGAGTGATCCTGGATTTGTTCACTGCATGATGTTTGACTTTCCTCAGCTTCCTGTTCACCATGGGGAAACCTCAAATTAACTGCATCAGTTTCTTGTGGCAGTTTAGAAGTAACATTTGATGAGCTTGTTGTAGCTgatgattcttcttcttcaggcCTGTTTCTAGAAATTCCTGAAGAATCTTCGGGTACAGTCAAAGCTGTCTCAAGTATGATGGCTTTCAAAACTCTGGTCTTCTTTCTGCATTCTGGACAAATCCCAATATTCTTCTCAACTTCATCCGGTGCCTCGTAAGAGCAACCACAATGAGAACAGATTGCTGTATTTTCGAAACTACCAGTTTCAGAATTGTCACCCATGAGGAGGGAAGCTTCTGAGCCTTCATTGACTACAATGTCAATACCACCATGATAAACAGGCTCTGGAGATACAGTTGAACCAAGAACCTTAAGTCCTCTAGTTTCGTTGTGCATGACATCAATTGCTTCTGTATTGGTCTGATGCTCAACATTGGCATTTAATTTATCAATTTTATCAAAGGCAAACACTTCTTCATGAATATCAGGGTATAGTATCTTGTCAGTTTCACTAGCCATATCATCTTGATTGTGGTCACTCCCTTCAATATCTAGTGCAAAACCTGTACCTTGATCAGAGCTTGCGTTGCTGCTAGTAGTGACAGAGGAATTCCTAGATACAAGGGAGCGTTGGGCTGAATTTCCTTTTCCAACATAAAAGGTTGTACTTGGAACACTTGATAAAAGTGGCCGGAACATGTTTTGAGGACTTTTTCTATCCTGCATAGGATTTGAAAggtaattataaaaataagtaGATTTGTTACATCCAAAAAGAAAAGTGCATTCGAGAAGAAATCATGGCAAAAGGGGGATTTATTTGTTGGTTCAAGAATGTGACAGCAGGGGGGGACTCAATTGTGACTCTATATGAAGCTATTAGCATACAGTAGTTTGTTCAATCAAGGTCAATTAAAAATACATGCACATAGGAAAGACAACATGCTGCAGAAATCAAgtaaaaaataacaattataGCACTAGAGAATATGTAAAGATACATAAAAACAACGATAACTTCAAAATTGTCGTTGAAGGAGGTACAGAAGGATGGTTAAGTTTCCATTTTATATTGCTTAGAGAGAGTTCACGTTTCTTCAGGGATTACTACCCTAAAAGTATCAACTTCTAACTGGCATGAAAAATTAACACATTTCGTTTAAAAAAGTAACACTGTTCAATAGGAGAATTAGATAAACATACCATTTGCCGGAAAGCAGAGTCAAATGATGATCTTTTAGGAGCAGAATTAGGGGAAACAATCCTGGCTGATTTCTTGGAAAAGGTAGGAGTTCTGTTTGTTGAAAATGAACCAGCCCTTCGGGAATCCAGTGTGTCTAAGCTACCCACTGGGATGGACTGCAAAGAGTCTAGATCATCATCTCCAGATGATGCCACAGAACCTTTGCTCAGTGAGCTAAACTGATCTCGATCATGACTATAAAACGAGCTACTGCTCCTAGAAGCAGTTGGTGACATCGATTGCCTACTGAATGCTGGAGATGAACCCCTACCATTTCTGGATGCCGGAGATGAACCCCTACCATTTCTGGATGCCGGAGATGAACCCCTACCGTTTCTGGATGCCGGAGATGAACCCCTCACATATGATGAAGGTCGATCAGCCAATGATGTACGAAGATTGGGAGGTGCTTCAGAAGAGAATCCAGGAATATTAGTTTGCCATGCCCTTATTTTTGGTGATGCAGAATTTCCACGATTTGTCTTCACTGGCGAAGTCCCCCTCTTCCCCGATGAGACTACATGACCACTAGAGCCGGTACTCATCCTCCGGGGAGTAGTAATGGAAGACCTAGAAGCAGGTGTCATGGGTTTATTTGGTGGTGGAGATGGTCTTCTAGACGGAGTCCCATACTGTGAAATTGGGGTTGGACTGGAATTCGGCAATGACGATGGCCTTCCCCTTGATTGCAGTGTGTTAGCTCCAGAACGAGGGGAGGGACTTAAACGATTTGGACTTGCACGATTAGGACTTGCACGATTAGGGCTTGCACTGCCCCTACTGCTTCTGTAACTTTTCTCCATCTGATAGATGAGGTGGTCATCCAGCATAAGATGCTTGATAAGTAAAAGcacaaaaacatttttcaagaTGAGAAAAAGAATTCGAGAGGAACCTTTTTCTTCCTGAAACATATAACTGTGTATAAGCTTAACTACAAATGTATTCAAAGCTCACCGTAGAAGATCTTGATATGGAAATAGGTTTACTCTGAGGCCTTCCTCTGCTGGGAATATTCAATGGTGGTTGTTCATCATCTAATGAAGGAAACAGTGGTGTGTCTGGGGGTGTCAATAACCTTTAGAAATGAATATATAGACTGACATCAGTGAACTAAGCAGTGATGACCAGAAATTGACTAATCTCAAGCTTTGTGATCAAGAAGCTTGAATTATTGTCCAACCAAGTAAATGAATTGGAATGCATAAAAAATGACAATAGTAAATAGTAAGAAAATTCAATGTGATTTGACAATGTAGAGTACCAAATTAGGAATGCTACTCACCAATCATAGTCATTCTTGTCGCCATCAGCATTAAGCAAGTCACTAGTTTGACCTCGACCCGGAATGGAGATTCCAAGGTTGACATCAGAAAAATGTCTCAACTTGGTAGCTGTAAAATAAAACACACACCAAAGAGGAAACAAATGCATGAACATTACATTACACAAATGCAGAACCCAAAAATAAACACAATGTTCCCTTAGGGAATGTTTGAGTTAAGAGTTTGGAGGGGAAACGAGAGTTTTGAAGGAGTTGTAGTGTAAAATTTATAACTACAAGACTTCCATTACCACTCACTTTTTCCTGTAAAAAATAGAAACTAACAAACATCCCTTAGGATCTCAGTATAGGAAATTACGGAATGAGTCTTCCAAGTCGTCGGACGATTGAAGCAAAAAATTCTCCCTTTCTCTGCTCTGCATTTCACTAAACAAAGCAAGATCGTCATCTTTCTCCCTTAAGAGCAATCCTCCTTCGAGGCTACGGCCCCGCTTGTGACCATCTGTTCTTGGCTCCCTCCCAGGAGAGTATCTCATCACTGGGGAGGCCGGCATTTCCGCTACCTAGTTCAGTGCAAGACCAAATCACCTCAAGCTCTCCATCAAAACAAAACTCAAAATCCCTCTATACCCAATGAGCAACCCTTGACCTTTAATTAAGCTCAACCCTACAATAAATTCAAGCCCCAACAATCAATCATTTACAacccaaataaatgaataaaacaaaaaatttcttCCTACATTTTTGTTATATGCTCATTCTTCAATAGATTAATAATCTAATTGCTTCTCAACTTACCCAATACTACACAGTATCATGCAGCAGAGTGTGACTTGAGTCAACAAAACCCCATTATCTCAAAACAAATTAAAGCAAATTCAGATTACCAATACAGTGACTCAACGAAACAACTGTGCCATTCAAAATGCAATGCGTAAACACTATTAACACGCATCAAACATCCCAAAAAACCCCCAAAATTTGACACCTCCACTCCCTAAAACCCTAGAACATTAGCCAGCAGCAGATCCCAATTGTGGGGTTCAAATTGAGACCAAAGAATTGAACTTTGGAAACCTAAAAAGCCACCATTGAGgttggaaaaaaaaataaaaaaacaaacaacaaaaatCAGAAACAGGTAGTGGAATTTGACTTACCGAAACTCCTCCCAAGTCAAAATTGGGTTG
This sequence is a window from Arachis stenosperma cultivar V10309 chromosome 10, arast.V10309.gnm1.PFL2, whole genome shotgun sequence. Protein-coding genes within it:
- the LOC130955168 gene encoding uncharacterized protein LOC130955168; the encoded protein is MPASPVMRYSPGREPRTDGHKRGRSLEGGLLLREKDDDLALFSEMQSRERENFLLQSSDDLEDSFPTKLRHFSDVNLGISIPGRGQTSDLLNADGDKNDYDWLLTPPDTPLFPSLDDEQPPLNIPSRGRPQSKPISISRSSTMEKSYRSSRGSASPNRASPNRASPNRLSPSPRSGANTLQSRGRPSSLPNSSPTPISQYGTPSRRPSPPPNKPMTPASRSSITTPRRMSTGSSGHVVSSGKRGTSPVKTNRGNSASPKIRAWQTNIPGFSSEAPPNLRTSLADRPSSYVRGSSPASRNGRGSSPASRNGRGSSPASRNGRGSSPAFSRQSMSPTASRSSSSFYSHDRDQFSSLSKGSVASSGDDDLDSLQSIPVGSLDTLDSRRAGSFSTNRTPTFSKKSARIVSPNSAPKRSSFDSAFRQMDRKSPQNMFRPLLSSVPSTTFYVGKGNSAQRSLVSRNSSVTTSSNASSDQGTGFALDIEGSDHNQDDMASETDKILYPDIHEEVFAFDKIDKLNANVEHQTNTEAIDVMHNETRGLKVLGSTVSPEPVYHGGIDIVVNEGSEASLLMGDNSETGSFENTAICSHCGCSYEAPDEVEKNIGICPECRKKTRVLKAIILETALTVPEDSSGISRNRPEEEESSATTSSSNVTSKLPQETDAVNLRFPHGEQEAEESQTSCSEQIQDHSQSRSLVGSLTQVDGQVSTTPLEMNQSEVDCKSHEEFGDQQLNNSEQPNLKVDFTEGAGISVLLKRSNSHKGTVIQGRSFSASRISYDDLSFSRDSVTSIRSSTRQGSCSASSSVDFSSTRQTEFRGQRQLSSRKLDVDCGYDLRIKAPSAGSSFSGTSNHSHHGLDLATHDNYRKTECRSVEDTSQVLQERLASENAVTDVIDASSIRSIVEENKFEIDDEGRVNSASESLSQTAGVQSEDNSVASFPNIRDCISHENVEDHQDTERSVPNTETLVKVSESSFDEKEDVQDSFFATNSSTITETEIEGNSENNTGTVNEDLSQLSKSFPDEFQEPRAQNPSDDCVTASVSEMNASDYSHGIEGSTVTVECQGPGNTRSLTLEEATDTILFCSSIVHDLAYQAATMAMEKEFSDPFEGSEPTVTVLGKPNSDRKETRSRTIGKRSLKSHKAAARQRKLETDVKPPPGKITENDENINEPFMRNVGIPNEVDSTKPPPKLESKCNCIIM